One Trichomycterus rosablanca isolate fTriRos1 chromosome 10, fTriRos1.hap1, whole genome shotgun sequence DNA window includes the following coding sequences:
- the LOC134321213 gene encoding arf-GAP with coiled-coil, ANK repeat and PH domain-containing protein 2-like isoform X2, with product MYKKKSGNIMVVIADLRLCTAKHYKSIGRRCCFQVVSPTKIWVLQADSEERREAWIRTIQNMVANTDGDRTDESITSQSNEVVDLSPKQEGSSSSSESRGSQHTERDSLRPPSTSGTSAELSLGEIVLESAAVLDSLSDASLASSVESIEGTVGGTSHIEESPVELSTSTSSSNFIHTAGEKSTTTGKHSVQRGSAPSKGLSSLTSFIEQILSRA from the exons ATGTACAAGAAGAAATCCGGG AATATCATGGTGGTCATAGCTGATTTACGCCTGTGCACGGCCAAACACTACAAGAGCATCGGACGCCGTTGCTGCTTCCAGGTGGTTTCACCTACAAA gatctgGGTATTGCAGGCCGATTCAGAGGAGAGAAGAGAGGCTTGGATCAGAACCATTCAGAACATGGTTGCTAACACCGATGGTGACAGAACAGACGAATCCATCACTTCCCAATCAAATGAGGTGGTGGATTTGAGCCCAAAACAGGAAGGATCCAGTAGCTCCTCTGAATCACGAGGATCccaacacacagagagagactcgCTACGTCCACCATCCACTTCTGGAACCTCAG CTGAGCTGAGTCTTGGCGAAATTGTGCTGGAATCGGCTGCTGTGTTGGATTCCCTCTCTGATGCTTCTCTAGCGAGCAGTG TCGAGAGCATTGAAGGTACAGTTGGAGGGACCTCACACATCGAAGAGAGCCCGGTGGAACTGAGCACCAGCACCTCCTCCAGCAACTtcatccacacag ctggTGAGAAGAGCACGACTACAGGAAAGCACTCGGTCCAGAGAGGCAGCGCTCCTTCCAAAGGTCTGTCCAGCCTTACATCTTTCATAGAACAAATATTATCTAGAGCTTAA
- the LOC134321214 gene encoding serine/threonine-protein kinase pim-1-like encodes MLMVSEPPRCERVLELLEWFDMPECYVLILERPACCMDLFEYRRNVSLPEHLAQVIMWQVVLAARHCRDRGVLHRDIKEQNLLVSFDTLEVKLIDFGCGDLLKSTPYRRFAGNCTSEVSSYETQMTAIA; translated from the coding sequence ATGCTGATGGTGTCCGAGCCACCTCGCTGCGAACGTGTCCTGGAGCTCCTGGAATGGTTCGACATGCCCGAGTGCTACGTCTTGATCCTGGAGCGACCCGCCTGCTGCATGGACCTCTTCGAATACCGCAGGAACGTCTCACTTCCCGAACATCTGGCTCAGGTCATCATGTGGCAGGTGGTTCTCGCCGCCCGTCATTGCCGTGATCGTGGCGTTCTCCATCGGGATATCAAGGAGCAGAACCTTCTGGTCAGTTTCGACACGTTAGAGGTCAAGCTCATAGACTTTGGCTGTGGGGACTTGCTCAAGTCGACACCCTACAGACGTTTTGCAGGTAATTGTACCTCGGAGGTCAGTAGCTATGAAACACAGATGACAGCGATCGCATAG
- the LOC134321213 gene encoding arf-GAP with coiled-coil, ANK repeat and PH domain-containing protein 2-like isoform X1 → MYKKKSGQNIMVVIADLRLCTAKHYKSIGRRCCFQVVSPTKIWVLQADSEERREAWIRTIQNMVANTDGDRTDESITSQSNEVVDLSPKQEGSSSSSESRGSQHTERDSLRPPSTSGTSAELSLGEIVLESAAVLDSLSDASLASSVESIEGTVGGTSHIEESPVELSTSTSSSNFIHTAGEKSTTTGKHSVQRGSAPSKGLSSLTSFIEQILSRA, encoded by the exons ATGTACAAGAAGAAATCCGGG CAGAATATCATGGTGGTCATAGCTGATTTACGCCTGTGCACGGCCAAACACTACAAGAGCATCGGACGCCGTTGCTGCTTCCAGGTGGTTTCACCTACAAA gatctgGGTATTGCAGGCCGATTCAGAGGAGAGAAGAGAGGCTTGGATCAGAACCATTCAGAACATGGTTGCTAACACCGATGGTGACAGAACAGACGAATCCATCACTTCCCAATCAAATGAGGTGGTGGATTTGAGCCCAAAACAGGAAGGATCCAGTAGCTCCTCTGAATCACGAGGATCccaacacacagagagagactcgCTACGTCCACCATCCACTTCTGGAACCTCAG CTGAGCTGAGTCTTGGCGAAATTGTGCTGGAATCGGCTGCTGTGTTGGATTCCCTCTCTGATGCTTCTCTAGCGAGCAGTG TCGAGAGCATTGAAGGTACAGTTGGAGGGACCTCACACATCGAAGAGAGCCCGGTGGAACTGAGCACCAGCACCTCCTCCAGCAACTtcatccacacag ctggTGAGAAGAGCACGACTACAGGAAAGCACTCGGTCCAGAGAGGCAGCGCTCCTTCCAAAGGTCTGTCCAGCCTTACATCTTTCATAGAACAAATATTATCTAGAGCTTAA